A single region of the Eublepharis macularius isolate TG4126 chromosome 14, MPM_Emac_v1.0, whole genome shotgun sequence genome encodes:
- the ATP6V1G1 gene encoding V-type proton ATPase subunit G 1, whose translation MASQSQGIQQLLQAEKRAADKVAEARKRKNRRLKQAKEEAQAEIEQYRLQREKDFKAKEAAALGSHGSSATEVEKDTQEKMIVLQNNFQKNREEVLNALLDFVFDVKPEIHENFRING comes from the exons ATGGCCAGTCAGTCGCAGGGcatccagcagctgctgcaggccgAGAAGAGGGCCGCGGATAAGGTCGCCGAGGCCCGCAAGA GGAAGAACCGGCGGCTGAAACAAGCAAAAGAAGAAGCCCAGGCTGAAATAGAACAGTATCGCCTGCAGAGGGAGAAAGACTTCAAAGCAAAGGAAGCTGCG gctcttggctcccatGGCAGCTCTGccactgaggtggaaaaggataCCCAGGAGAAGATGATCGTCCTCCAGAATAACTTCCAGAAGAACAGAGAGGAGGTTCTCAATGCCCTGCTGGACTTTGTCTTTGATGTCAAACCGGAGATCCACGAGAACTTCCGCATTAATGGATAA